The Alosa sapidissima isolate fAloSap1 chromosome 12, fAloSap1.pri, whole genome shotgun sequence nucleotide sequence cccacgcgcggaccgcgagtgaagctggccaagtcgaagcactgcccactgtaacataaacacaaaacaatcagtactacctagcttgagttgctgcagccaacagccagggataggcagtatgtctgatacatgtatgtaaaatacaaaatagtatgttgtcatttttattttatttagttggaaaaaaatggcatcatattttgtatcaaaatactttataggtttgtagtttaaaaatagtgccaaattattttggtaaaaccaataactgTTCAATAACAatccatcatcccaactgtaaagatccgaagcttccctaaccagaagccatgggtggatagagaagtgagaacggcattaaagacacgcaccatgacttataatgctgggcctatttcaggggatatgactgAACaacagcatcttatagtttacgtagagctattaaagatgctaagcggcgctatagagacagagttgaagctgatttcttggagggtgatccagcacgagtgtggaaaggactccgaaccatcactggctttgaaagaaagtcccctcctatgatgaatgtgagtaaagccctccctgatgaacttaatgctttttatgctcgctttgacatgaaaaacacagactatcttgcactagctgcagcagGATGCaggaggatgcacctttctgtgtctctgaggtcgatgtgagcaatgcctttaggagggttaattgtagaaaagctgctggaccggatggaatttctaacagggttttgaaatcctgcgctgctcagttagctcctgtgttcacttatatctttaacacatcattggctcaagagacagttcctacttgcctcaagcagtctgttattgttccagtaccgaaaaacaaaagtccatcatgtctgaatgactactgcccagtagccctgacgtctacagtgaagtgttttgagaagcttgtgaaaaacattatctgctcatccctccctgcctccttcgaccccctccaatttgcttagagccaacaggtctacagaggatgccatctcaaacctcatgcacaccaccttaattcacctggaggaggggaatgggaattatgtgaggatgctgttcattgactttagttcagcattcaacacgatagtacctctcaccttggtcacaaagatgaaggccttaggactaaacactaccctgtgtcactggatatttgacttcctcaccaaccgttcacaagtggttagagacatctgacatctgactcattaaccatcagcactggtgctccccaaggctgtgttttgagtccactgctgtacaacatctacacacatgactgcaaagccaaaaGTAGTCatccctccatcatcaagtttgcagatgacacaatgatcttgggcctgattagtaacaacaatgaacagctctacttggatcaggttgatgaggtgagacagtggtgtcaatctaacagcttgacactgaatatcaataaaaccaaggaaatggtagtggattacagaaggcagcagcagaactacagttacaccccactaatgatcagcgggcaacctgtagagagtcacaagttttaaataccttggtgtccacattactgaagacctaccatggactgttaacactcaatacagtatgttctgaagaagtccagacaacgactctacttccttcgtcagctaaggaaattcaaagtttctacatccatcatgaaggccttctacacttcagcggttgagagtgttctaactggtagcatcatcacctggtatgggaactccacagttagagattgtagtactctgcagagagtagtgcgctcagctgaacgtactataagaactcaactccctgctctacaagatatctattccagaagagtactcctaagagcccaaaagattctgaaggactcttctcatcctaacaatggattattcctaccgctgaaatcaagaagacgcctatgtagtcacaaaaccagaactgagagactcaggagaagtttttatccccaggccatccgaactctgaactcacactatactgactttgcacacattcactcttcagcactcatgccccccccccccccccccccccccacacacacacctacagtacaagacttttagctcttttacatccctcaccctatgctatagaccttttattattttcttatttcatcacacgtcaaaacacacacacacacacacacacacatctgactttctccaacttttgcacatctccatagaactttttatttattatttttgatttctcctccatctacccatgtccttgattgcctagcctttctgcctcctctacttgctgcacactgccccccccccccctccctacaacaacaccggactcgcctgctactcctcccccggaaagaaagcgtcggaagcggtgtgcgaggaagcagaagaggggcaagcgcggaggcgtccgggccaggctagcggccagcccaactcgcccagccataccatccattctcctggcaaatgtacgatcactggacaacaaaatggatcacatacgactgctgagatcaacgaaccggacagtaagtaactgctgtgtgctcgtcttcactgagacttggttaaatgacaacattccggactctgctgtacaactggagcagctagcatgctatcgagcagacagggccattgtaaagggaggtaaatcacgaggaggaggaatctgtgtttacatccgtgacgaatggtgccgggacactgtagtagtatgcaaacactgctcaccactggcagagtttatgatcataaagtgccgtcctttttacctgccaagggaaattactgcgattctgctagtcgcagtatacatcccgcctaccaacaacaacagcgataagaacgcggctcttagtgaactgtaccaggctgtcagtgaacaacagacggcacacccagacggtttcaccatcttcactggagattttaaccatgctgatctcaaaactgtacttccaaagctacaccagcatgttgattttccaacaagaggagataacatcctggacctggtctacactacacacaaaggagcatacaaagccacccccctcccccacattggactttcagaccatatcactgttatgctaatgcccgcatacagacaaagggtaaaagcgaacaaaccggttcgtaagcaggtaaaagtgtggcctgagggagcctccgatgctcttcaagactgctttgacacaacagactgggaaatgtttaagcaggcagccacttacaacaaccggacagacatagaggagtatacagacactgtaacctcttacatcaccaagtgcatcgatgatgtgacccacacaaaagacatcgggctaactggaagccatggctgacaggggatgtcctcaggctgctgagggccagagacaaagcctacagagctggggatgaagctggcatgaaaacagcgagagccaacctgtcccgtggcatcaaggaagcaaaaaaggaatacactcacaagataaccacccacttcaaagacagcaggaacgcacaaagcctatggcagggcattcaggccctcacggactacaagcccacgccacagagctgtgagagcaacatccctctgctcaacaacctgaaccgcttctttgctcgctttgaagcacaaaacagcacctgcccacagaagacccatccccctctacatgagcagcccctgtgcctctctgccgacagcgtgaagaggacacttgctgctatcaacacccgtaaggcaacaggtccagacaacatcccaggtcgtgcgctgaaggactgcgcaggggagcttaaggatgtcttcacagacatctttaacacttccctgaagcaagccatcgtcccatcatgtttcaaagctgccaccatcatacctgtgccgaagaaaactgctccatcctgcttcaatgactaccgccctgtggcactgacacccatcatcatgaagtgctttgagcggcttgtcatgtcacacatcaaatccattctcccccccaccctggaccccttccagtttgcataccgagccaagcggtctacagaggatgcaatctgctctgccctccacccagccctcacccacctggaaaaaagagactcatatgtgagattgctgtttatagacttcagttctgcattcaacaccataataccacaacaactcatctgcaaacttgacaaactgggactcagtacctacctctgcaactggctactggacttcctctgtcagaggccccaagtagtacgtgttggcaacaatacctcaagcagcatcacactgagcacaggggccccccaaggctgcgtgctcagtccgctgctcttcaccctgctgacgcatgactgcactgcaacctacagcaacaatcacatagtgaaatttgctgacgacacaactctggtgggtctcatcaccaagggcgacgagactcaatacaggttggaggtcgaccatctgaccacgtggtgcagggacaacaacctcctgctgaacgtcagcaagaccaaagagattgttgttgacttccggagaggtcacacccaacacctgccactgaccatcgacggtgctgtggtggagagagcgagcagcaccaaattcctgggggtgcacatcagtgaagatctctcctggaccaccaacactgcatcactggcgaagagagctcagcgccgcctgtacttcctgtggaaactcaggcgagcaagtgctccaccagccatcatgaccacattctaccgaggcaccattgagagcatcctctccagctgtatcgctgtgtggggcggaagctgcactgaatacaacaggaaagccctgcagcgcatagtgaacacagctggaaggatcattggtgcttcactcccctccctgaaggacatttacaccacccacctcacccgcaaggcgaccaaaattgtgagtgatgcaagtcaccccgctcacaatctgtttgatctactgccctctgggaagaggtacagaagcctgcgctcccgcactaccagactcaccaacagcttcatacaccaagctgtaaggatgctgaactctctccctcctctcccccctccaccctcagctacataacatcctggacattggacccacaatggccgcctgcactactccacttgcacacttgcacacttgtacacttgtacactttacaacttggtgttgttgtcctgaaaacacaacacttctgctgctcttacataacttacataacttgcaccactatgccactttctttattacttaggtcaaacagaactacccaagccttttattggcctgactttgcactagtattttattgactgtctatgcacaatctcaaccaaattttgctgctcttatttttttcattattatatgtgccctcttatttacttatttacttactttttttgtttacttgaatgttatgtttgtctgtggacttaaattggaaaaatatgtcttgtcttcaccgtgggatagtgagaaacgtaatttcgatctctttgtatgtctggaacatgtgaagaaattgacaataaagctgactttgactttgactttgttgggcagtgaatgcatgtcggcttaactagattgtggtggatcaatcatattgccttcttaaatcgtaaaatattctgtttctattctattctgtgttctcagttcactgttgaatgggcctagcctaccctatgcttgctcaatatgctttgtctagtagaggtgcttcaaattggcgcttttaaaaatcgcctgtctcagaatagaagaggtccagggcaattctgcgcaaaactgtcacatccatatttagcctagttggcgttacggacgtgacagttttgcgtggtattgcccccgtatcttaatataaagctctgttctcgctgtctagcttcctcctctttgagcaatcgatgatttgaaaataacttacttatcgttaacttagatatccatctgattgtttctcgtcccgtctcctctcctcgctcgtttcaggctatcagtctcttctccatagtaggctactttactcactgactcgactttatcagaattcacagatttcactggctgagtagcagcaagcgaaatgatggttcctgaagctcctgaagtaaatgctgttatcctaaccaacgaaacatttagcgcagctttgaaatcttacgtgaaaatctaaattaggctattatggtctgggtccggataggatctcgtcacggtccggactcggatcgcggtccgccatttggtgatccctggtatacaccatacaacaaatattgttggtgagttaatcattttggccatgtcattttttttacttttgatgtatgttcagcccatctgtaaaatatcttcataaaacctagtggaaatttcgcctctatcatttctatgacaatgtgattttgtagctttcgtagctacacagtttgatgttaactgtataaaggttgaataattttagtgcaatagaggcctaccctttataaaaagcccaccaataatgctcaccacaattggaaataatttaaaataagagaaaattaccccagcttcatggatgttttggaacctccagccctcgtaacaaaagccttcttgacctttgcggattccacagctgtccatccgcagagcgttccacagtgtataacgtaggctgcaaataaaaagcaaaatcaatctatcagtgtggtaataatagctctgaaactgacagtttcagtcattgattttgattagctgaaacgtgttcctttctgttgtaattcccaagttacacaaagttacacaaggttacacatccttgtgtacacatccctacgcaaagaatggtaaaaaatgaagttgttacaagctgtggccaatgttccacttaccattgtgtgacagtctacatgaactatttattggtgtaggggtgtctttataaaaccatcaactgtgcataagttaagacaaccagagaaaaatccaaccttaaaaaatccaacctttaaacacaccaatattctttgtgaatgaaccaggtatcgtaaattaataaatgttattccttaaaatacagggggcataagtaaggaaccccctatgttaaaatcccatagaggcaggcatatttttatttttaaaggccagttattgaatggactcaggatactatgcatcctgataaagttcccttggcctttgtaattaaaagatagatagatagccccacatcacatacccttcaccatacctagatatatcatggttttatttcagttaggctaatagctggtttgatttgcatgctacagattctattaattgcaaaagaaatgttgactggtAAGTTATTCATGACCGCAGATGCTTACTTGCCTATCTCTCGATCCCTCGACCGCAGCAACGCTACTTCCTAGTTTACctgggttacaagaatgccttttcactcctgttacaatatgctgtaatttatagcaggttaaacaaaaaaatatacttaccattttggtacgctgtttgtttagcaatttgatctgatggtctagcgtagtcttccaattttttaagaagctgccggcctcttttcagtggaattgagctggaaccagtttaaaccagtggcaataatgttagcttcgtcatcttgactgacatcccaaagacattttaaaattccgtgcattttggctacagcatggcttaacaccattcaaaacatacagactaaGGTTCGGATCCAAAGTCTAGTAGAATGTGTTATTTAAAAGCTGCTGTAAGACTCAAATGTATATTATGCTAATGCTAAATGAGAATTTCATTCTGTTAGCTGTGAAAAACACAATGCTATAAGGAATTACACCTGTCCCTGAGATGCTCTTGTTAATAAACAGGAACTAAAATTACTGTCTGTATCAACCAATCAGGAGTCTTTAAAAAGACAGACAATCTAACCAgtcaatgattgtgtgtgtgtgagtgagagagagtgtttgtgtgactaGTAAGCGAAGCCAGATGTAAATAGCAACACTGCATGCACACTTCAGAACCTTGAAAAACATCATTCAACTATAATGTGAAATGAGTTAGCCATCATGCTATAATGTGAAATGTGCTAGCCATAATGCTATAATGTGAAATGAGTTAGCCATCATGCTATAATGAGTTAGCCATCATGCTATAATGTGAAATGAGTTAGCCATCATGCTATAATGAGTTAGCCATCATGCTATAATGTGAAATGAGTTAGCCATCATGCTATAATGCTAAATGTGCTAGCCATCATGCTATAATGTGAAATGAGTTAGCCATCATGCTATAATGTGAAATGTGCTAGCCATCGTGCTATAATGAGCTAGCCATCATTCTATaatgtgtcaagtcaagtcggctttattgtcaatttctttacatgcactggtcatacaaagaattgaaatttcgtttcttactttcccatgcagacatagacatactttaaatacagacatagacatactttagacatagacatagacaataaaaaataaaaatatacagatataccacatacagacattaaagtgcgagactgaaatatagaacatatatcaaaatatagaaatatagaacatatatcaagaaatagaggtagttgtgttgtatatttacatagtcctagcgtaaccttctgacagagtagtagtagcagcagcattgtggcagagtgataaataacattgataacatttacatgaagtttaacattttttacacctcccacctcacccgcaaggcgaccacaattgtgagtgatgcaagtcaccccgctcacaatttgtttgatcaactgccctctgggaagaggtacagaagcctgcgctcccgcaccaccagactcaccaacagcttcatacaccaggctgttaggatgctgaactctctctccaccctcagctacataacatcctggactttggacccacaatggctgccttgcactactccacttgtacacttgcacactttgtaACTtcttgttgtcctgaaaacacttctgaacacacttctgctgctcttacataacttgcaccactatgccacttgcatacttaagtcaaacagaactacctcagccatttattggcctgacttttgcactattatattgactgtctactgtgtatatacttttttgatcccgtgagggaaatttggtctctgcatttaacccaatcggtgaattagtgaaacacaaacagcacagtgaggtgatgcacacactaatcccggcgcagtgagctgcctgcttcaacggcggcgctcagggagcagtgaggggttaggtgcacttcagccgcggcccactggtcggggctcaaaccggcaaccctccggttacaagtccagagtgctaaccagtgggccacggcagcCCCTAAGTATATActctatgcacaattgcacattttcaactcaaattttgctgctcttattttcttcattgtatgtgccttcttatttttactatttatattgtttacttgaatgttatgtttgtctgtggacctaattggtaaaatatgtcttgtctccatcgtgggatagtgggaaacgtaatttcgatctctttgtatgtctcgacatgtgaagaaattgacaataaagcagactttgactttgaaaagcAGCAACACGTcgcagtgcagttccacagggcggtcctgggggggtgttgggggtggggggttagggtagacaggatcctggctggctggtgggtgggggggctgtcagtgatgggagagtgggtagagtgttcagcatcctgattgcttggtgggtGAAGCTACTTGCAAGTCTTCATGTGAAATAGTGCTAAAAAATCTTAATTTTGGggggttgtttttttcccctttagaatggcacggtgaacctgtaacttagtttttctccatgttctctcagctttcctacaggATCTTTTTAGGTCATGGATATTTTATATTATGTGTTAGCCATCATCCTTCACAGGCTCATCTTGTTCCTTCCTCTCTGTCCTTCCAGGTTCCAATGCTCCAAGTGTAAAAAGACTTGGCCCTCCAGAAGGGTGCTGGTTGTGTTTCACTTTCGCCTGGATGGAAGGAAAAGGAAGGGGACAGTCGAAGCACGTCGCTTCCGACAGGAGTGCCGAAGGTGCCAGGAAGCCAAGATGGAGGAGCCCCAGTTCGACTCGGACAACATTGAGGTGCTGCTGGAGAAGCTGGTGGAGAGAATCCGCATGAGGTGCTACAGAGAGACCCTGGACGGGATCCAAAGAGACTTTCGGCCGGTCGGGAGGTCTGAGGGACCACATGAGTCTTCCCACTGTGAGGCCTGTCTGAAAGGCGTCTGCAGAAAAGCAGAATAACACTCATGTTGTAAGAGCCAAATGCTGTGTTCAGATTGTTGTTCCTTTGTTTAACACTGGGTGGCGCATTTGTCTAGGGTATAAAGGTAGCAAATACTACCTCAGTAGTTCGGTATGAGACCGAACTCCTCTAACACATGTATTAGCCGAAGCAGTGACATTTAGAAACACTGTATGCATCAGTTTCAGTGTTGGGTGTAAcgcgttacaaaagtaatgtaattactgtaatatattgctgtttgcGGTAACatggtaatgtaaggcattacaaaaaaagggtaatattttactcggtacaaacttcagtaacgcgcgttacaatgcatttaacccgaaattaagtggtgttttgttttgatacatattcgcaaacaccacgcgagaacaacagagaaaaaatcctgtgactgtggctgcagcagaCTCGCAGGCGGACTCTATTTGCGGGATGGACATAAGCCTACGCTCATTATTTTCAGCTTGTCAGAGACAAGGCtatgaagaacataatagttAGTGCACTTTGTGTGCGAAACCAAAAGATCTCTCTATGCCTCGCGAAATAGCACAAGTAAGTTAATGAAACATCTAAAGTAGTGCCAtgctaatctttttgattcttgataaaacacaaactatgctgttgtgcatgtcagctttgtgctgtgaacttgaattGAAGATTGTGTAGCCTGGCAGTGCCACCGCTCCCACCACGCACTTTGCGTTGggcaccaaaggacagagggggcacccaAATGTAACCAATGAATAGTAGCTTTACGGCAAACTGCGTTTCACTCTTCA carries:
- the LOC121677506 gene encoding receptor-transporting protein 3-like isoform X2; the encoded protein is MSFQDWEITFEERTEELVEDYGDSWRLKFDDNIEPDNPAQDWFQYIRGAFARFQCSKCKKTWPSRRVLVVFHFRLDGRKRKGTVEARRFRQECRRCQEAKMEEPQFDSDNIEVLLEKLVERIRMRCYRETLDGIQRDFRPVGRSEGPHESSHCEACLKGVCRKAE